The DNA region ATCAACCACTGCGCCTTCTGCCTCGACATGCACACCCGCGACGCCCGCAAGCACGGCGTCAGCGAGCAGAAGCTGGATGTTCTCGCGGCCTGGGCAGAGGCGGGCGACCTGTTCACCGAGCGGGAGCGCGCCGCGCTGGCGCTGACCGAGGCGATCACCGAACTCGGCCACGGAGGGGTCTCCGATGACGTCTACGCGCAGGCCGCCGGGGTGTTCTCGGACCGCGAACTGGGACAGGTGATAACCATGGCGGTCACCATCAACGCCTGGAACCGCATCAACGCAGCAGTGCGGACGGCACCACCGCGGCGCTGAGGTGCAATAGCGTCGGGGTCGTGCAGACCCGGTCCGGTGCGCAGATCGACGTCGACGGCGTCGTTGTGCACAAGCTGCACCGGGTCGGGACGGATCCGCGCGCACTCGGACAGCGACTGCGCATCGCCGCGGAATCCGCGTCTTTGCTGGCCCCGATCTCAGTCATTCCCGAAGCCGTCGGGCCTCGCTGGCGGACGAGTTGGCCTGTCGTGGAAACCGTTGTCGCCGAATCGGATTGCTTACCCTGGACTCAGGCGGGGGCACTGCTGGCCGCGCTGCACCACGAACCGGTACCCGGCCCGGCGCCGGTTCACGGCTGGCCGCAGCGTCTCCGTCGAGGCGTCGACTACGTCCGGAAGTCACCCGGATCCGTGAAGCGGGCCGCCGCCGTGCTTCCCGAAGTCGTCTGGCGCGCCGGCTCAGCGGATCGGCCGTCGACGCTGGTTCACGGAGACTGGCATCTCGGGCAGATCGGCCGGCTCGCCTCGGGCGCACCGTGGGTGCTGATCGACGTCGACGACGTCGGTGTCGGTGACCCGGTGTGGGATCTGGCAAGACCGGCCGGTTTCTGGGCCGCGGGCCTGATCCCCGACGACGACTGGACAGCATTCGTCGACGGTTACCGCGGCGCGCGGGGCCCCGCCCTGCCCGACGCGGACCCGTGGGTGGTGCTGGAACCGTTCGCCCGGGCGGCCGTCGTCCACGCCGCCGCGTCCGGGCTCGCCCACGGCGACACCGACGAGGCCCAGCAGATGGTGCTCGCCGCGTGTGAGCGGATGGTCTAGCTGGAGAAGAACAGCCGGCCGAAGCCCTGTTTGCGGTAGTGCTTGTTGCCGCGGTGACCCCAGCCGGGTCCGTAGTTGTCGTACCCGCCGTAGCCTCCGTAGCCCTGCTGCTGCGGCGGCATCGGGGGAGGCGCGGCAGAAGCGAACCGGTTCTCCATCTGTGTCAGCGACTCCAGTTCGCCGATGTCGAGGAAGATGCCGCGGCACGTGTCGCACTGTTCGAGGTGGACCCCGTTGCGCTCGTAGGTCTTCATGACGCCCGAGCACTTCGGGCACAGCAGGGTGTTTCCCGCGCCGGACGACGGCAGGGGCGGCGGCTCATATGGCGGAATGCTCATGAGTTCACAACGGGCGACACCGCGCAGAAGTGCCTTTGGACCCTACGACGCGCAGTCGCGGCCGACGACGATCGTGACCATGGACGCCACCACCGCGCCGGACGCACCGGTCACCGCGCTCACCGAGGACGAGAGCTGGAGTCTGCTGGCCGGAGTTTCGCTGGGCCGGCTGGTGACGACGGTCGGCGGATGGACCGAGATCTTTCCCGTCAACTTCGTCGTGCAGCACAAGACGCTGCTGTTCCGTACGGCCGAAGGGACGAAGCTGCTGACCGCTGTGCTCAACGAGCATGTGGTGTTCGAAGCCGACGACCACGACGTCCGCGAGGGGTGGAGCGTCGTGGTCCGCGGCACCGCACAGTTGCTGTCCACCTCGGCCGACATCGACGACGCCCACTGCGCCGGGCTCTACCCGTGGGTCGCCACCGAGAAGCTGCGGTTCGTGCGCATCACGCCGGAGACGTTGACCGGCCGGCGGTTCGTCTTCGGGCCGGAACCTCAGACCCAGTAGGGGACCCGCGCCCGGTACTGGCGCATCGCCAACGCGGCGAAGATCCAGCCGATGATGGTCAGCGCGATCACCACCAGCCAGTGCCGTAACTCCTGCTCGGCGCCGAGCAGCGGGGCACGGACGATGTCGAGGTAGTGCAGCAGGGGGTTGAGCTCGACGATCCTGGCCCAGTCGCCGGCTCCCTGGCTGCGCAGCGTCGACTCGTTCCAGATGATCGGCGTCATGAAGAACAACAGCTGCACCAGGCTGGCCAGCAGCGGGCCGATGTCGCGGTAGCGGGTGGCCAGAATGCCGAAACACAGTGCCACCCAGACACAATTCAGCGCGATCAGGAACAGCGCCGGGATGAACGTCAGGTCGGTCCATTGCCACGGTTTGGGGAAGATGATCGCGATGATCACGAAGATGATGATGTTGTGCGCGAACAGGATCATCTGCCGCCACACCAGGCGGTAGACATGCACCGACAGCGGCGTGGGGAGCTGCTTGATCAGACCCTCGTTGGCGATGAACACGTCGGACCCCTCGAGGATCGACGCGTTGATCAGGTTCCAGATGATCAGGCCCAGCGTGACGTACGGAAGATGTTCGGACAGTTCGAGCTTGAACAGCACCGAGTACAGCG from Mycobacterium sp. DL includes:
- a CDS encoding carboxymuconolactone decarboxylase family protein, giving the protein MTQTFATQDRLKIYKASPELYDAMMTLSTAAAKDVDPELGELIKIRASQINHCAFCLDMHTRDARKHGVSEQKLDVLAAWAEAGDLFTERERAALALTEAITELGHGGVSDDVYAQAAGVFSDRELGQVITMAVTINAWNRINAAVRTAPPRR
- a CDS encoding phosphotransferase, whose translation is MQTRSGAQIDVDGVVVHKLHRVGTDPRALGQRLRIAAESASLLAPISVIPEAVGPRWRTSWPVVETVVAESDCLPWTQAGALLAALHHEPVPGPAPVHGWPQRLRRGVDYVRKSPGSVKRAAAVLPEVVWRAGSADRPSTLVHGDWHLGQIGRLASGAPWVLIDVDDVGVGDPVWDLARPAGFWAAGLIPDDDWTAFVDGYRGARGPALPDADPWVVLEPFARAAVVHAAASGLAHGDTDEAQQMVLAACERMV
- a CDS encoding zf-TFIIB domain-containing protein; amino-acid sequence: MSIPPYEPPPLPSSGAGNTLLCPKCSGVMKTYERNGVHLEQCDTCRGIFLDIGELESLTQMENRFASAAPPPMPPQQQGYGGYGGYDNYGPGWGHRGNKHYRKQGFGRLFFSS
- a CDS encoding pyridoxamine 5'-phosphate oxidase family protein, whose protein sequence is MDATTAPDAPVTALTEDESWSLLAGVSLGRLVTTVGGWTEIFPVNFVVQHKTLLFRTAEGTKLLTAVLNEHVVFEADDHDVREGWSVVVRGTAQLLSTSADIDDAHCAGLYPWVATEKLRFVRITPETLTGRRFVFGPEPQTQ
- a CDS encoding ABC transporter permease: MTIMDAAAQSRTFRRAWGDLVEGFGKRELWLHLGWQDIKQRYRRSVLGPFWITIATGTTAVAMGALYSVLFKLELSEHLPYVTLGLIIWNLINASILEGSDVFIANEGLIKQLPTPLSVHVYRLVWRQMILFAHNIIIFVIIAIIFPKPWQWTDLTFIPALFLIALNCVWVALCFGILATRYRDIGPLLASLVQLLFFMTPIIWNESTLRSQGAGDWARIVELNPLLHYLDIVRAPLLGAEQELRHWLVVIALTIIGWIFAALAMRQYRARVPYWV